A genomic segment from Dermacentor silvarum isolate Dsil-2018 chromosome 11, BIME_Dsil_1.4, whole genome shotgun sequence encodes:
- the LOC119433350 gene encoding apoptosis regulatory protein Siva-like produces the protein MKRTNPFADDVPIQSKFYASEREVEKNCEKRMSAVYSKTLRMLYSASHQRLETAKPHQGGQANEATAMDTQNQQCSACHRKCTTMTSCAFCDRPSCDSCTRLCASCEKVYCTLCSVLRYTQHGEYATCLSCGS, from the exons ATGAAGAGGACGAACCCTTTCGCCGACGACGTCCCCATACAGAGCAAATTTTATGCGTCAGAAAGAGAAGTGGAAAAGAATTGCGAAAAGCGAATGTCGGCCGTGTACT CTAAAACGTTGAGGATGCTGTACTCTGCCTCGCATCAGCGCCTTGAAACTGCAAAGCCTCATCAGGGAGGACAGGCGAACGAAGCCACTGCAA TGGACACGCAAAACCAGCAGTGTAGTGCGTGCCATCGAAAGTGTACGACCATGACAAGTTGTGCCTTCTGTGACCGGCCGTCATGCGACTCTTGCACTCGGCTCTGCGCATCGTGCGAGAAGGTTTACTGCACCCTCTGTTCTGTGCTAAG aTATACTCAACATGGCGAATATGCCACATGCCTCTCGTGTGGAAGCTAG